The Arachis hypogaea cultivar Tifrunner chromosome 19, arahy.Tifrunner.gnm2.J5K5, whole genome shotgun sequence genome has a window encoding:
- the LOC112775470 gene encoding pumilio homolog 4, with the protein MDSGNKVDNGFQHLLNGTIEDTLQSELERILQEQRNQQFINRERDLNIYRSGSAPPTVEGSLSAFGSLRNSDFGAINSRSGNNNGFLTEDEIRSHPAYLSYYYSHESINPRLPPPLLSKEDWRVTQRFQVGGSPYDGFGDWRKKMVANGDSSSLFSMQPGFPVQQAENDLMELRKASLQNSSRQGSAQLLDRHMDLARIGAGAGVGGRRTPIADILQEGLDQPTSLSSNMSRAVSHNTFGDILDSNGIVDRESLEGLRSSASTPGLIGLQTHGVNGTHSFSSAVGSSLSRVTTPEPQVIGRPLGSGVPPLGGKVFSVEKSVNGLGTHIGHSSSMTDIADIASSLSGLSLSAARHAEQENLLKAKLQMEVDNHSNVLLNAQNNVSLARHNGLVANFNTFGSNDQINLLKKTASFASLRSKVHSSGNMTSLPNIDYTGHVTASYPVNSKSNAVYNNQLETALRSCRDGQSLEALANQIGVDLHCTNMDPRLIQCLQQSSDYSMHGVSGSSDPSQMRNFSDTSNGELEGFRKAYLDSLLAQQKQQYELPLLSKSGLMNPRFYGSQPYGIGMPYTGKQLASSSLTSLGSGNPLFENERLSRLNSMIRSSMGGSSGSWPADIGNNMDGRFPSSLLDEFKNNKARTFELLDIVDHVVHFSTDQYGSRFIQQKLETASVEEKTKIFPEIIPHARTLMTDVFGNYVIQKFFEHGTEDQRKELASQLTGYVLPLSLQMYGCRVIQKALEVVDVEQQTQMVSELDGAIMKCVRDQNGNHVIQKCIECVPQDRIQFIVSSFYGQVVALSTHPYGCRVIQRVLEHCDALNTQQIIMDEIMQSVCTLAQDQYGNYVIQHILEHGKPDERTAIISKLAGQIVKMSQQKFASNVIEKCLAFGSPEERQILVNEMLGNSDENEPLQAMMKDPFGNYVVQKVLETCDDRSLELILSRIKVHLNALKQYTYGKHIVSRVEKLITTGERRIGLLA; encoded by the exons ATGGACAGTGGGAATAAGGTAGATAATGGTTTTCAGCATTTGTTGAATGGGACTATCGAAGACACGCTGCAGAGTGAGTTGGAAAGGATACTGCAAGAGCAGCGCAATCAGCAGTTTATCAATCGAGAAAGGGATCTAAACATTTATCGAAGTGGAAGCGCACCCCCGACTGTAGAGGGATCATTAAGTGCTTTTGGTAGTCTAAGGAACTCTGATTTTGGGGCAATAAATAGTAGGAGTGGTAACAATAATGGGTTTTTGACTGAAGATGAGATTCGTTCGCATCCAGCGTATCTTTCTTATTATTACTCGCATGAGAGTATAAATCCTAGGTTACCTCCACCACTGTTGTCGAAAGAAGATTGGCGTGTTACACAAAGGTTTCAGGTTGGAGGATCTCCATATGATGGATTTGGGGATTGGAGGAAGAAGATGGTTGCAAATGGTGATAGTTCATCGCTGTTTTCGATGCAACCAGGATTTCCTGTGCAACAAGCAGAGAATGATTTGATGGAATTGAGGAAAGCCAGTTTGCAAAATTCCTCTAGGCAGGGTTCAGCTCAGTTGCTGGACCGCCATATGGATTTGGCTAGAATAGGGGCCGGAGCTGGTGTTGGTGGAAGGAGAACACCTATTGCTGATATTCTTCAG GAAGGACTTGATCAACCTACTTCTTTGTCTAGCAATATGTCACGTGCAGTGAGTCACAATACATTTGGCGATATTTTGGATTCAAATGGCATTGTTGATCGTGAGTCTTTGGAGGGCTTGCGTTCTTCAGCTTCCACTCCTGGTTTGATTGGTCTTCAAACTCACGGTGTCAATGGTACTCATAGTTTTTCATCTGCTGTGGGTTCTTCTTTGTCTAGAGTTACAACCCCTGAACCACAGGTTATTGGGAGACCGCTTGGATCCGGTGTTCCTCCATTGGGTGGTAAAGTTTTCTCTGTTGAGAAAAGTGTTAATGGCTTGGGGACCCATATTGGTCATTCTTCTAGTATGACTGATATTGCCGATATAGCGTCTTCATTATCAGGGTTAAGTTTGTCTGCTGCTAGGCACGCGGAGCAAGAGAATCTTTTAAAAGCTAAGCTACAAATGGAAGTTGATAATCATTCCAATGTTCTGTTAAATGCACAGAACAATGTTAGTTTGGCCAGACATAATGGGCTAGTAGCAAACTTTAACACATTTGGTTCAAATGATCAAATCAATCTACTGAAAAAAACAGCTTCTTTTGCCAGTTTGCGCTCGAAAGTGCACTCTAGTGGAAATATGACAAGTTTGCCAAATATAGACTACACTGGCCATGTTACTGCCTCATATCCTGTAAACTCGAAATCAAATGCTGTATACAATAATCAACTTGAAAcag CTTTGAGGAGTTGCAGAGATGGACAAAGTTTAGAGGCACTGGCAAATCAGATTGGTGTTGACCTTCATTGTACAAATATGGATCCGCGCTTAATACAATGCTTGCAGCAAAGTTCTGATTACTCAATGCATGGGGTGAGTGGTTCCAGTGATCCTTCTCAAATGAGGAACTTTTCTGATACCTCAAATGGAGAATTAGAGGGATTTCGGAAAGCATATCTTGATTCACTTCTAGCTCAGCAAAAGCAACAATATGAACTCCCACTCCTGAGCAAATCCGGGCTTATGAATCCTAGGTTCTATGGCAGTCAGCCATATGGTATTGGGATGCCATATACAGGGAAACAGCTTGCAAGTTCCTCACTTACTTCCCTTGGATCTGGAAATCCATTGTTTGAGAATGAACGTTTATCTCGCTTGAATTCTATGATTAGAAGCTCAATGGGAGGTTCTAGTGGCTCATGGCCTGCTGATATTGGCAATAACATGGACGGAAGATTTCCTTCGTCCTTACTGGATGAGTTCAAGAACAACAAGGCTAGAACTTTTGAACTTCTAGACATTGTTGATCATGTGGTTCACTTTAG TACCGATCAGTATGGCAGCCGATTTATTCAGCAGAAACTAGAAACAGCTTCGGTAGAGGAGAAGACCAAGATATTTCCCGAGATCATTCCTCATGCTCGTACCTTGATGACTGATGTCTTTGGAAATTACGTTATACAAAAA TTTTTCGAGCATGGTACGGAAGATCAAAGAAAGGAATTAGCCAGCCAGCTTACAGGTTATGTTTTACCTCTTAGCCTGCAAATGTATGGCTGCAGAGTGATTCAGAAG GCCTTGGAGGTTGTTGATGTAGAGCAGCAGACTCAAATGGTTTCAGAACTCGACGGTGCAATAATGAAATGTGTACGGGATCAAAATGGAAACCACGTTATTCAGAAGTGTATAGAGTGTGTCCCTCAAGATAGAATTCAGTTTATTGTCTCATCTTTCTATGGTCAAGTTGTTGCACTTTCTACTCATCCCTACGGTTGCCGTGTTATTCAG AGGGTTCTAGAACATTGTGATGCTCTAAATACACAACAAATTATAATGGATGAAATCATGCAATCTGTATGCACTTTAGCACAGGATCAATATGGAAATTATGTTATTCAG CATATCCTCGAACATGGTAAACCAGATGAAAGGACAGCTATTATTAGCAAGCTTGCAGGACAAATTGTTAAAATGAGTCAACAAAAGTTTGCTTCTAATGTTATTGAGAAGTGCTTGGCTTTCGGTAGTCCTGAAGAACGCCAGATTTTGGTGAATGAAATGCTTGGTAACTCTGATGAGAATGAGCCATTACAG GCTATGATGAAGGATCCTTTTGGTAATTATGTTGTTCAAAAAGTGCTCGAGACTTGCGATGATCGAAGTCTTGAGCTGATTCTTTCTCGCATCAAGGTTCACTTAAATGCTCTGAAGCAGTATACCTACGGCAAGCACATAGTTTCCCGCGTGGAGAAGCTCATAACCACTGGAG AAAGGCGCATAGGGTTGTTAGCCTAA
- the LOC112779245 gene encoding thioredoxin-like 3-2, chloroplastic, whose translation MLQKGNNHLLLYLINFCTQQSSESIMSHPLPILHYNPPYSFFFSSLFASASTTASHSSPISISFKPQRPLFLLLHLLPSPLNALPQRQHHHQLGDSPLSIQLTPISTDDQFDHLLHHNQHPLIIVWVANWCRKCIYLKPKLEKLAAEYYPRLCFYTVDVNTVSHKLVARAGVTKMPTIQLWKDGKKQAEVIGGHNAYWVIGDVQEMIENECNT comes from the exons ATGCTCCAAAAAGGGAACAATCATCTTCTTCTATACTTGATTAATTTCTGCACTCAACAATCATCAGAATCAATCATGTCACACCCTCTTCCTATTCTTCACTACAATCCTccttattccttcttcttctcttctctcttcgctTCAGCTTCAACTACTGCTTCTCATTCCTCTCCCATTTCCATCTCCTTCAAACCACAAAGaccgctttttcttcttcttcatcttcttccttctcccCTAAACGCCTTACCCCAAcgccaacaccaccaccaactcGGTGACTCGCCCCTTTCCATTCAGCTCACGCCAATATCTACCGATGACCAATTTGATCACCTCCTTCACCACAATCAACATCCTCTCATCATTGTTTG GGTGGCAAATTGGTGTAGAAAATGCATATACTTAAAACCAAAATTGGAAAAGTTGGCAGCAGAATATTATCCAAG attatgtttctacaCTGTCGATGTCAATACAGTTTCGCATAAACTTGTTGCTCGGGCTGGTGTCACT AAAATGCCAACAATACAA CTATGGAAAGATGGGAAGAAACAAGCTGAAGTAATAGGTGGCCATAATGCATATTGGGTAATAGGTGATGTTCAGGAAATGATTGAAAATGAGTGTAACACTTGA